From the Lycium ferocissimum isolate CSIRO_LF1 unplaced genomic scaffold, AGI_CSIRO_Lferr_CH_V1 ctg19695, whole genome shotgun sequence genome, the window ggaCTTTGAGCTCGCACCCACGTTGGAAGAAATCAGCTATTTCACGAATTTAAAATACCAAGGGAGGGGTCAGATTATCCCGCACGCCTCAATCGGGAAAGAAATTTCTCCGCTATTTGGGTTTGAAAAATACAAAGGAACTTCGATGCTTTGAAAATAACTGGGTTTCTTTGGATTACTTGTACGAGAGGTACGGGCGTCCGGATGGATACGCGCTGTTCAAGAAGGAATTCATATGCACCCCCGCCCACTGGCAAGTTAGACGCCCCATTGTGTTTGCCGTTGCTTTGCTTGGGACTTTGGTGTTCCCACGTGAATATGGGAAAATCAGCACTTGCATATGTGCCGTGGCCCGAGCGCTTTTTGAAGGAGTTGATGGGGCACAACTCACCTTGGTTCCCATGATTTTGGCGGAAATATTTCGAGCCCTGGGGAAGTGTAAAAGAGGTGAAACAAATTTCTTTGAGGGTTGCAATCTTCTCCTACAAATGTGGGCGATGGAACATTTTTACCAACGTCCAAACATGGCAGACATATGCTTCAGTGATTCAAACAAAATTATCAGCTTTATGAAAGAACAAACCGTTTGTATCTCCAGTTGGCACTAGTGATTGGTATGAGTTTTTGGCTTCCCGAACTGGCGATCAGATCCAATGGAAATACCCTTTGCTATCACGTACCACAGCCTATATAAGAGGTAGAAGGCTTTATTATATTGAGCTTATTGGGTTGAAAGGCCTCCAGCCATACGCTCCAGCACGCGTACTCCGGCAGTTCGGTCTAGATCAAGTAATCCCTCTTCAAGCTAACATGAGTGGTTCTGAAATTCTTTTTGGGCCAGACTTCAGAGTTCCTAGGGCTGGTCAAATTCTCGAGGAATGGATTAATATTAATCCAATAAGTATTGGGGCTGGACCGGCAGGAGGTAGCCCAGAATATCACGCGTGGCTTCAAGAAGACAATGGAAACATAGATCCTAGCCCAGCAGGTGAGCCAGGCTTCGAGGATATCGGGAAGAGGATTTGGATAAGACATGCTCGATTGGGGACTATGGTTGTCACTCCCGAGATGTGGGCTCAAATGGCAAATATAATGCAGTACTTGGAGAATGCGGGAGCAGGTCCTAGCAATGATGGAGCGTCATCTTCATTTCCACCGCCGGCGTGATCAAGTGCAAAGATTTAGGCCAAGTCCTAGGATTATTTTTTGCATTATGCcacttttgatgtattttaaattattgtCTTATCGATGTACTCGCTTTATTATTTCAATGAAACTTGGCCTTTTATTTCCCAAACTCAAGTGTCTCAATTTAATGGCTTGGATCACTCTATCATAATCTCGAATATTTGGCGTTAGGCCCACCTCTGGCACAAAAGAGGTCCCATGCATAATAGGTCGCgctatgatttttcttttgctatatgatttttcttttgctatATGTGGTTTGTTTGCTATGCGATATGTGTGTTTTTCAATATGTGTTTGTTTACGTCATTGTTTAGcaatattttatcaaaatagCAATCATTCGCACTATACTAACgcaattttcttcatttttgaaggttttcttttattttgattatttccccaaaggttgattcgtgttgactgcGAACTGGCGGATCACCCGTACTTCACAAGATCAAAAGCACGAGCATCCGACAACATGAATGATTCAGGGGCATCCGAACAGAATGGCTTGGGACTTGTCGCCCTTCCGAGAGACGAACCTGAAGCTTCGGGAGGAGGGAACGACGAACTCATCGCCCAACTGGTGCAGCAAATAGCCAATATGCAAACTGAGATCGAGCGACTGCGAAATCTTACCAATCTATCCATCACCCTTAATACCCCTCACCACGAACAAAGAACAAATGCGACGCTTCCACCATCTTTTTCACCTGTTGACTCGCCCGCTCCTCAGCCCTCTCCCACAAACCCTCCGCTTTACACATGCCATCCAAATACTACCGATTCACAACAAACTAGCCAGCAACAAACCATctcacaacaatcaaacccacAACAAgccattccaccaccaatccgCCCGCAACAAACCATCCCATCACAAACCACCCCGCAACAAACCAACATACAACAAACCATCCCGCAACCAAGTAACCCGCAACAAGCCAACCCAGCCAATTAACTTCCAACAAACCAACCCGCCACCCTTCACCACTCCCTACATTCCTCAACCCACAGTTACCCAAAACTACCAAGCAACTCAACACATACCATTGGCACACACCGCTAGCCATAATACGCAGTATGTGCCACCGGTATATGTAGCAGAAGCTCAACCATTCACTACTCAGTTGCAGGCTGTGCAGCAACCAGAGGCTGATCCTTATGAGGAAATAGAAAGGGAAGCTAGGGCGAGAGCGGAGGAGAACGTTGCAAAGGAGATTCGTAGTCTGAAGGAAGCATTTAGAAGCATCCAAACCCACAAAGGATGTGAAGGATTGGAATACGAGGATCTGTGTATCCATCCCGACATTGAGTTGCCCGCTGGATACAAGGTACCGAAATTTGATATGTTTGATGGAAAGGGAAATCCTCGGGCTCATTTGAGATCGTACTGTGACAAGCTTGTCGGAGTAGGGAAAGATCAGGCCATTAGGATGAAGCTGTTTATAAGGAGCCTGACGGGAGAAGCACTTGATTGGTATACATGCCAAGATCCGCAGAAATGGCGTAGTTGGGGAGAAATGGCGCAGGAATTTATGGATAGGTTCAGGTTTAACACTGAGACTGTCCCAGACAGATTCtatttgatgaagttggaaaggaAGTCAACAGAAACTTTCAGAGAGTATGCTATGCGATGGAGAGCAGAAGCCGCAAAGGTCCAGCCCCCGATGGCGGAAAGTGAGATGACGACGCTTTTTGTACAATCTCTAAAAGATGCAACATACTATGAAAGGTTGATAAGCGTCATCGGGCAAAAGTTTTCTGAAGTTATCAGGATGGGAGATTTTATAGAAGAAGGTATCAAGACAGGGAGAATCACAAATTTGGCAGCTTTGCAAGCAACAAGTAAGGCAATTCAATCAGAttcaattaagaagaagaaggacgGAGTGTCCGCGGTCATGACCATCCAGGAACGTAGACCAAACCAGATGTTAACCTACCAATACCCTTCATCCCAGCCCGCATATTACAGCCAATACACCCAAACCCCTCAGCCTTATTACCAGCCTCCACCCGCTCCTTACCCTGTTTACCATACCCAACCAACATATTGTCCACCTCGAGCACCCGCCTATCAAAACCCATCACGATACCAACCAACCTACTCGCCTCAACCCCAATACCAACCACAAAACCGTCCACAAAACACACCCAGACCTCGCCCAAACTTTGAAAGAAAACCCACTAAAACTTATACACCATTAGCCGAACCCTTAGCCCAATTATACGAAAGATTGAGAACCGCCGGGATACTCCAACCCATTCAAGGGAGAGTTCCTAATCCCCTTCCTGGATGGTATGACGGGACTAAGCGTTGTGCATACCACTCAGGAGTTGCCGGACACGATACTGAAAATTGCCTTACTCTTAAAGATAAAGTCGAGGCGTTGATCAAAGAAGGAGTCATCCAGCTTAAAGGGTCTCCCCCAAATATAAATGACAATCCTCTGCCCAATCATGGTGACACAAATGTGAACATGATCACCCTTGATGAAGAATGTAATCTGGAAGGGACTATCGTGCCagtcaaagaaaagaaaaaggtggAATCATCAGCCTTTGTCGCTCCCGTAATTACAGTTCAAGTAAGAGCACCGATTGAAGTAGAAGTACTCACTGCCAGGCCTAAGATCACGGCCCTAGTCGCTCAAGCGCCCTCTTTCAGCACCAAAGCGGTGCCTTGGAATTACTCGGCGGATGAAAGGAATAAGGGAAAGGCAAAACTGATTGTAGAAACTGTTGCTGCCGGGATGACAAGATCTGGGCGGTGTTATGCCCCTGAAGAGGTAGCACGAGGAGCACCAAGCAAAGAAAATGGCCAAAAGAAAGCTGTGACTGAGGCTGAGGTTGAAGAATTTTGGAGGAAAATGCCAACCAAAGAATATTCTGTTGTAGAACAACTGAAGAAAACACCAGCCCAGATTTCTTTATTGTCATTATTGATGAGTTCTGAAGCTCATAGGAGCGCTTTAGCAAAAGTACTGAATGAAGCTTATGTTCCGCTTGAGACTTCCAGCGAGAAACTTTCAGCTATGGTGGGAGAAATCCTTGAAACCCACAAAGTTTCTTTTCATAACGATGAATTGCCACCTGAGGGTTCGGTACACAACAAAGCGTTGAACATCACCGTCAGATGCAGGGACAAATTCATTTCCAAGGTATTGATTGATGGAGGTTCAGCTGTGAATATATGTCCTGTCACTACTCTCCGAGCTTTAGGGATTGATGTCGGGAAGCTTCGCGACAGTCAGGTAAGAGTCAAAGGTTTCGATGGAGCCCAGAGAGGTGTCGTGGGAGAGATTGACTTAGCCTTAGAAATCGGACCTGTGGAGTTCATGGTGGAGTTCCAAGTAATGGACATATCTGGGCTACAATTTCTTCGATAGGAAGGCCATGGATTCACATGGCTGGTGCGGTTCCCTCTACCTTGCATCAAAGTTTGAAGTTTGTTTGGAACCATCAAGAAGTTGTGATCCATGGAGAGGGCAACAATTCGATCTATCCCGAAATTCAATCCCGTTATTGAAAGTGTTGAGAAAGGCTAGATGGATCTATCTTTCCACATTAAGAAAACCATGTGTACTACTCGAGCGAAAAGGTAAAATTGCCACGCGTGTACTTATGATGGTGGCTTGGGAAATGTTGAAGAATGGTTTTAATACGGTCGGGGTCTTGGTTTGAACTTGGATGGAATTGTGGAACCAATTCAATTACCGGAGCGTAAAGATACTTTTGGTCTTGGATACGAGCCCACTCTTGAAGAGATTTCCCTGGCTAGTCTCAGAAGGAAAGGTGATATTCCCTTGCCAAAGCCTGTCCCGCTCCTGAATCAGTCATTTTTCAAGGCGTCCGTCACCCAAGTACCAGAGGAAGCTGCCGAAGACAACCTCGTGGAAGGACTCAAGAATCTGTTCATTGCCGAGGAAGAAGCTGAATGCAACGTGATTCTGGATGATTGCCCTGAAACTCCAAC encodes:
- the LOC132042998 gene encoding uncharacterized protein LOC132042998, with product MNDSGASEQNGLGLVALPRDEPEASGGGNDELIAQLVQQIANMQTEIERLRNLTNLSITLNTPHHEQRTNATLPPSFSPAVQQPEADPYEEIEREARARAEENVAKEIRSLKEAFRSIQTHKGCEGLEYEDLCIHPDIELPAGYKVPKFDMFDGKGNPRAHLRSYCDKLVGVGKDQAIRMKLFIRSLTGEALDWYTCQDPQKWRSWGEMAQEFMDRFRFNTETVPDRFYLMKLERKSTETFREYAMRWRAEAAKVQPPMAESEMTTLFVQSLKDATYYERLISVIGQKFSEVIRMGDFIEEGIKTGRITNLAALQATSKAIQSDSIKKKKDGVSAVMTIQERRPNQMLTYQYPSSQPAYYSQYTQTPQPYYQPPPAPYPVYHTQPTYCPPRAPAYQNPSRYQPTYSPQPQYQPQNRPQNTPRPRPNFERKPTKTYTPLAEPLAQLYERLRTAGILQPIQGRVPNPLPGWYDGTKRCAYHSGVAGHDTENCLTLKDKVEALIKEGVIQLKGSPPNINDNPLPNHGDTNVNMITLDEECNLEGTIVPVKEKKKVESSAFVAPVITVQVRAPIEVEVLTARPKITALVAQAPSFSTKAVPWNYSADERNKGKAKLIVETVAAGMTRSGRCYAPEEVARGAPSKENGQKKAVTEAEVEEFWRKMPTKEYSVVEQLKKTPAQISLLSLLMSSEAHRSALAKVLNEAYVPLETSSEKLSAMVGEILETHKVSFHNDELPPEGSVHNKALNITVRCRDKFISKVLIDGGSAVNICPVTTLRALGIDVGKLRDSQVRVKGFDGAQRGVVGEIDLALEIGPVEFMVEFQSFFKASVTQVPEEAAEDNLVEGLKNLFIAEEEAECNVILDDCPETPTIWDAEPGDALNNWTCTPPPNQTSKSADTVNLTRNETSEPILNAEPDSEEYEEDLQPEELTKDFEHFENKPKPNLDETETINLGDSETVRETRISVHLTPAQREELINLLRQYIDVFAWSYDDMPGLSTDIVSHKLPIDPSCPPVKQKKRNIKPDLSLKVKEEVSKQFDAKVIRAASYHQNSMDEEDPRKRHLSHLGEYTIIE